A genomic segment from Micropterus dolomieu isolate WLL.071019.BEF.003 ecotype Adirondacks linkage group LG03, ASM2129224v1, whole genome shotgun sequence encodes:
- the si:cabz01093077.1 gene encoding C-C chemokine receptor type 2 produces the protein MNTSEAYSYYGGYDDEYYNSCIQEPGPDLSDGAMVLPVIYYVLSCLGLLGNTTVLWVLLRYIKLKTMTDICLLNLAVSDLILAVSLPLWAYNSQNFASCKLITGVYQLGFYSGTLFVTLMSVDRYLAIVHAVAAMRARTLRYGITAGITTWVASVIMAIPQVIFASLEINADDNRYQCQPLYPEERQQFWKMLRNFSENTVGLFVCLPIMFFCYVKILVVLSKSRNSKKDRAVKLIFTIVCVFVVCWVPYNVIVFLQTLQLFGFLDTCEASATISSAMDFAEIIALSHCCVNPVIYAFIGEKFRKSLGNLLTRYFCWCPQNSRTSFSLTIDKETSNTPVRSDY, from the exons ATGAATACGTCAGAAGCCTACTCATACTACGGGGGTTATGACGATGAATATTATAACAGCTGCATTCAGGAACCCGGTCCAGATTTGTCCGATGGAGCCATGGTCCTGCCGGTTATATACTACGTGCTGTCTTGTCTAGGTCTGCTAG GCAACACCACAGTTCTCTGGGTTCTCCTCCGGTACATAAAGCTGAAGACTATGACAGACATATGCCTCCTCAACCTGGCTGTGTCTGACCTCATACTGGCTGTGTCCCTGCCCCTCTGGGCCTACAATTCCCAGAACTTTGCATCATGCAAGCTTATTACAGGAGTCTATCAG CTAGGTTTCTACAGCGGGACTTTGTTTGTGACCCTAATGAGTGTGGACCGCTACCTGGCCATCGTTCACGCTGTTGCAGCCATGAGAGCGCGGACACTTCGCTATGGAATCACAGCCGGCATCACTACCTGGGTTGCATCTGTCATCATGGCAATCCCTCAGGTGATATTTGCCTCCTTGGAGATAAATGCAGATGACAACAGATACCAGTGCCAGCCACTGTACCCAGAGGAAAGGCAACAGTTTTGGAAGATGCTGCGAAACTTCAGTGAGAACACAGTGGGCCTTTTTGTGTGCCTCCCAATCATGTTTTTCTGCTATGTGAAAATCCTTGTTGTGCTGTCCAAGTCCAGGAACTCCAAGAAGGACAGAGCTGTAAAGCTGATATTCaccatagtgtgtgtgtttgtggtgtgctgGGTCCCCTACAATGTCATCGTTTTCCTCCAGACCCTGCAGCTGTTTGGATTCCTGGACACCTGTGAAGCTTCAGCAACCATCAGTTCTGCCATGGACTTTGCTGAGATCATCGCACTGTCTCACTGCTGTGTAAATCCTGTCATTTATGCATTTATAGGGGAGAAGTTTAGGAAGTCACTGGGCAATTTGCTGACTAGATATTTCTGCTGGTGTCCCCAGAACAGTCGGACGTCATTCAGCCTCACCATAGATAAAGAGACTTCCAACACTCCTGTACGATCAGattattaa